The Bacteroidota bacterium genome includes a region encoding these proteins:
- a CDS encoding 2'-5' RNA ligase family protein, which translates to MTEVYSAVISPPFDIAEPIKIFKQGLESVIGKYASFYSDPSIILFAAMGDENKISQIEKRMEIICRNQIPFTIHLKDFDEFYNNRTIFISTDDQSKSHLTSLRKKLSAEIKTAKFDEDVDFNVGKIPHITIARTLSEDQYQVAKKYFANRKYEAQFECNSITWRKLVKTDAYSNYETVRSFSFAQKNLSLF; encoded by the coding sequence ATGACGGAGGTATATTCTGCAGTAATTTCTCCGCCCTTCGATATCGCCGAACCTATTAAAATTTTTAAACAGGGTTTGGAATCTGTTATTGGAAAATATGCGTCATTTTATTCTGATCCTTCCATCATTTTGTTTGCAGCTATGGGAGATGAAAATAAAATTTCGCAGATAGAAAAACGTATGGAGATCATTTGCAGAAATCAAATACCTTTTACTATTCATTTAAAAGATTTTGATGAGTTTTATAATAATCGCACCATATTTATTTCCACGGATGATCAATCCAAATCACATTTAACATCCTTACGAAAAAAATTATCCGCAGAAATAAAAACCGCAAAGTTTGACGAGGATGTAGATTTTAATGTCGGGAAAATTCCGCACATCACCATTGCACGAACACTTTCAGAAGATCAATATCAGGTAGCAAAAAAATATTTTGCAAACAGAAAATATGAAGCACAGTTTGAATGCAATTCCATCACCTGGAGAAAATTAGTAAAGACAGATGCGTATTCGAATTATGAAACGGTGAGGAGTTTTTCCTTTGCGCAAAAAAATTTGAGT
- a CDS encoding serine hydrolase, with protein sequence MKNLIVLFLLSVVITNISAQQPAFITDSLDVYIQREMERWKIPGVAVAIVKNGKTVVTKGYGVSDIETKQKVDENTLFMIASNTKLFTASALAMLANDGKISMEDKVVDWIPYFKMHNETLTPMVTIEDILSHRLGFETFQGDFFNWGNNVSRKRIIENIGNNEVVYDFRDTWGYCNAGFVTAGEIIPAVTDTSWDDFILHNFFIPMEMNRSSTTYEKIVADKNACKAYTMSEGKLVKLGYDNLNNIAACASINSCVNDISHWMITQLDEGKYKGKEIISEQAIMDTRFPRSIVSDGQSGLFKSQHFDLYGLGVGLNDYEGRQLVWHTGGADGFVTTVCMIPDEELGISVLTNTDANYLFLAALYQIIEAYFDMPYRNLSSTFYGFYERNEKAKDQEISDWYATAAKGAKAELPLKEYAGTYYNSVYGKMEIKLEKGNLNMYFEHHPQLTGKLQLLKGNDFVCTYDPINWGVKEIPFAVENERVMSVTVTINDFIDFMPYEFIKED encoded by the coding sequence ATGAAAAATTTAATCGTATTATTTTTACTATCAGTAGTTATTACCAATATTTCTGCACAACAACCTGCATTTATTACGGATAGTCTGGATGTTTATATTCAGCGCGAAATGGAGAGATGGAAAATTCCGGGAGTGGCAGTTGCAATAGTAAAGAATGGCAAAACCGTGGTAACCAAAGGTTATGGAGTAAGTGATATAGAAACAAAACAAAAAGTAGATGAAAATACTTTATTTATGATAGCAAGTAATACAAAATTATTTACTGCATCAGCATTAGCTATGTTAGCCAACGACGGAAAAATATCAATGGAAGACAAGGTGGTTGATTGGATTCCTTATTTCAAAATGCACAACGAAACTTTAACACCCATGGTAACTATTGAGGATATTTTATCTCACCGATTGGGATTTGAAACATTTCAGGGTGATTTTTTTAATTGGGGAAATAATGTTTCGAGAAAAAGGATAATAGAAAATATTGGCAATAATGAAGTAGTGTACGATTTTCGTGATACATGGGGTTATTGCAATGCGGGATTTGTTACTGCAGGAGAAATAATTCCGGCAGTTACAGATACGAGTTGGGATGATTTTATTTTACACAATTTTTTTATTCCCATGGAAATGAATCGTTCATCCACTACCTATGAAAAAATTGTTGCAGATAAAAACGCATGTAAAGCATATACAATGTCGGAGGGGAAATTGGTAAAATTAGGATATGATAATTTAAATAATATTGCTGCATGCGCAAGTATTAATTCATGCGTAAATGATATTTCGCATTGGATGATAACACAATTGGATGAAGGCAAATACAAGGGAAAGGAAATTATTTCGGAACAAGCGATCATGGATACCAGATTTCCTAGATCAATAGTAAGTGATGGACAATCAGGTTTATTTAAATCGCAACATTTTGATCTGTACGGATTAGGTGTTGGATTAAATGATTATGAAGGTCGCCAATTGGTTTGGCACACCGGTGGTGCTGATGGTTTTGTTACAACGGTTTGTATGATCCCTGATGAGGAACTCGGTATTTCGGTTTTGACAAATACTGATGCTAATTATTTATTTCTGGCTGCATTATATCAAATAATTGAAGCATATTTTGATATGCCTTACAGAAATTTAAGCAGCACTTTTTATGGTTTTTATGAACGCAATGAAAAAGCAAAAGATCAGGAAATTTCTGATTGGTATGCAACCGCCGCAAAAGGTGCCAAAGCCGAATTACCACTAAAAGAATATGCAGGAACTTATTACAACAGTGTTTATGGAAAAATGGAAATAAAATTAGAAAAAGGAAACCTCAATATGTATTTCGAACATCATCCGCAGTTAACAGGAAAATTGCAATTGTTAAAAGGCAATGATTTTGTGTGCACTTATGATCCTATTAACTGGGGAGTGAAAGAAATTCCATTTGCAGTAGAAAACGAGCGAGTAATGTCAGTAACAGTTACGATAAACGATTTTATAGATTTTATGCCTTATGAATTTATTAAAGAAGATTAA
- a CDS encoding WbqC family protein translates to MSDSLLIEPHYLPSISWVLNVAHYDTVYLDVSSNYVKASYRNRCKVLSPNGVLTLSVPLSKAISARDTMKTVKVSYEENWQKIHWMTLMSCYRRSPYFEFFEDTLAPYYEKKYEFLIDLNYDLLQLLFKICKVRTEIRFTEHYIEPGTEGFTDLRNIITPKSINPLKMQLPKYPQVFSDRFDFFSDLSMIDLIFNDGKINLAKL, encoded by the coding sequence ATGTCAGATTCACTTCTCATAGAACCACATTATCTCCCATCCATTTCCTGGGTGTTAAATGTAGCTCATTACGATACCGTGTATCTCGATGTGAGCAGCAATTACGTGAAAGCCAGTTATAGAAACAGGTGTAAGGTATTGAGTCCGAATGGTGTTTTAACTTTAAGTGTGCCACTATCCAAAGCTATAAGTGCGAGAGATACCATGAAAACTGTTAAAGTTTCTTATGAAGAGAACTGGCAAAAAATCCATTGGATGACCTTGATGAGCTGTTATCGTCGTTCTCCATATTTCGAATTTTTTGAAGATACACTGGCACCTTATTATGAAAAAAAATATGAATTTTTAATTGATCTCAATTATGATCTGCTTCAATTGCTATTTAAAATTTGTAAGGTGAGAACAGAAATTCGTTTTACCGAACATTATATTGAACCCGGCACGGAGGGTTTTACAGATCTTAGAAATATTATTACTCCAAAATCAATTAATCCCTTAAAAATGCAATTACCTAAGTATCCACAGGTATTTTCAGATCGCTTTGATTTTTTTAGCGACCTTAGCATGATTGACCTTATTTTTAACGACGGAAAAATAAATTTAGCAAAATTATAA